Within Deinococcota bacterium, the genomic segment CCGCCAGGCGGCCGCGCAGCGGTCGCGGCGCCGCCGCAACCTGGCGCCGGACATCGCGTTCGATCTCGAGCGCCTCGGCCATGAGGCCGCGGTAGGGCTGAGCCAGCGCCGCCAGGCTCTGCCCGCCGAGGTCGCCGCCTGGGCGCGAACCGGCCGGCCTCCGCCCATAGCCCCGCAGCAGCGCCCAGAGGCCGAGCAAGACGAGCAAGACGAGAACGAGCGCCAGCACCGGATCGAACACCGGACCAGCCTACTCCGAGGCACCGCCGAGACGAGCCCGGAGCGTCTCGAGCTCGTCCTCGACCTCGCTGTCTTCGCGCAAGGCTGCGAACTCGTCGTCCAGGCTGAGCGCCTCGGACAGCTCACGTTCGGCCTCGAGCCGGTCCTCCATGCTCACGACCTTGTTCTCCATGCGCTCAAAGGCGGCAAAGGCCTTGCTGGTATCGGTTTTGGCCATGGCGGCGTCGACCGAGCCCTGCGCGTCAACGCGGCGCTGCCGGGCGATAAGCAGCTTGCGCTTGCGCTCGGCCTCCTCGATCTTGGCGTCCAGAGCGCGCATCTGCGTGGTCAGGCGCTCGAGCATGGCGCGGTGGCTGGCGAGCTGCTCCTCGAAGCCCTCGGCCAGGTCCTTGGCGGCCTTCTTGCGCCTGAGCGCCTCTCTGGCCAGGTCTTCCCTGCCCGACTTCATGGCCTGCTCGGCCTTTTCAAGCCAGCTCTTGGCTTCGTCCTGGTGGGACCCCAGGTCGCGCTCGAGCCGCTTGCCCTCGGCCATCGCCTGGGCCACCTCCATGCGCGCCTCGTACTGGGCCTGGCGCATGTCCATGAGGGTCTGGTTGATGATCTTCTCGGGGTCCTCCGCGCGGGTCAAGAGGTCGTTTAAGTTCGCTCGCACAATGGTGACAATCCGGTCCATGATGGCCATGGCCACCTCCGTTTCGGCCCTATCATAGCAAGGCGACAGCCCTCATATCTCAGCCGCCTCATATCTCGGCCCAAGCATCGGCCCAAGCAAAGGTTCGCCGGGAAAGGATTCACGGCAACCACGAGGGCTGGATGGTCGCTTTATACTCGTTCCATGACCGAAAACGAACGCGCCGTCAGGCAATTCATCTTGGCGAAGGCCAATACCTTCGCCGACCATCCCGCCGAGGACATCGACCCGCAGGAACGGGACTACCTGGCCGGCCTCAGCGCGGATCTGGAGGCCGGACCCGACTCTCTGCCCGTCCTCGACGCGCAACTGGGCCGCTTCTTGGTCTACGAGTTACAAGAGTACCTGCACTTCAACTACCGCGAGGACGAGGCCGACGCCCTCTACGACCGCTTCGTCGGCGAGGAGGAGGACGACTACCGCGAACTCCACGTGCCCCTTAAGAGGACGCCGGAGGAAGGCTGATACGCCCTACCGGGCTCGTGCCGGCAAGAGCCGGTAGCCGATGTCGCGCC encodes:
- a CDS encoding PspA/IM30 family protein → MAIMDRIVTIVRANLNDLLTRAEDPEKIINQTLMDMRQAQYEARMEVAQAMAEGKRLERDLGSHQDEAKSWLEKAEQAMKSGREDLAREALRRKKAAKDLAEGFEEQLASHRAMLERLTTQMRALDAKIEEAERKRKLLIARQRRVDAQGSVDAAMAKTDTSKAFAAFERMENKVVSMEDRLEAERELSEALSLDDEFAALREDSEVEDELETLRARLGGASE